From the genome of Pseudomonas sp. FP453:
TGCGCGCGGGCGGCGGACGCTTGTTGCAGGCGCTCCTGGATCGTCGCGACTTGCGAGTCCTGGTAGCCATTGCGGCGCACCAGGCCAGAGTTGAACATGCTCACCGTGGCAATCGCGGCGAAGCGCTTGTCGGTGCGCGCCGCCGCCAGGGAATACCCGCCGCCGCCGCAGATCCCCAGCAAGCCCAGGCGCGTGGCGTCGGCGCCGGGATAGTGGGCGATAAAGTCGGCCATGCCGTGGATGTCTTCAATGCGATGGGCCGGCTTGTCGACGTTACGCGGTTCGCCCCCACTGGCACCTTGATATGCCGCATCGGCGGTGATCGTGATGTAGCCCTGGTCGGCCATGCGCTGGGCATACAGGCCGGCGACTTGCTCTTTTACGCCGCCATTGGGGTGGGCGACGACCACCACCGGGTATTTGTGCGTCGCGTCATAGTTTGCCGGGGTGTAGACGTTGGCGGCGATGTCGAGGCCATTGAGCTTGTAGCTCACCGGGTGGATGTTGACCTTGCCGGGCTGGTTTTTTGTCAGCGCACCGGCGTACGTCAGGGTGAAGGGGTTTTGCTTGTAGTCCGCTGCCTGCAGTTCGGCGCCGGACATGCCGATCATCGCGGCCATGAAGGTGCTTTTCAGTGGGGTGCGCATCAGGTCAGTGCTCCGTATTGGCTTGAAGAGCAAACTACCGTTCACGCATTGATGGATAAACCGGCTAAATCACATAGCACTGATACCAAAATCACATAAACCCATTCATACGCCAAAGTTGAACGCGATGGACATCCGTGGCCGCGTCCCTTCAAACCGCCGTACGGCATGCATCAGCCAGGAGGGGAACATCACGAAGGTGCCGCTGGTGGCCGAGCAGGTGCTGCTGAACCCCGCCGTCAGGCAATCTTCGACGCGCATGCGCAGCGCGGGGTTGTAGGTCGAGGCCACCATCCCCCGTGGGTCGATGAACTCCAGGTCGCCGCCGACGCTGGCGTCCTCTTCCCGCCCGCCTGCATCGACCCAGTAAACGCCGGACCAGAATGCGCCAGGATGGCCATGCAAGGCATTGCTGTGGCC
Proteins encoded in this window:
- a CDS encoding alpha/beta hydrolase, with amino-acid sequence MMRTPLKSTFMAAMIGMSGAELQAADYKQNPFTLTYAGALTKNQPGKVNIHPVSYKLNGLDIAANVYTPANYDATHKYPVVVVAHPNGGVKEQVAGLYAQRMADQGYITITADAAYQGASGGEPRNVDKPAHRIEDIHGMADFIAHYPGADATRLGLLGICGGGGYSLAAARTDKRFAAIATVSMFNSGLVRRNGYQDSQVATIQERLQQASAARAQEAAGGAVVYTGDVKLTDEQIAKLPFDLYRQGFEYYGKTHAHPNSTFKYTLSSLPDLMSFDATDQIELIDKPLLMIAGSKADSLYMTEQAFAKATGTQDKQLFKIDGATHIETYWVPAYVDSAIAQLTAFYARTL